A genomic region of Rhizobium sp. NXC24 contains the following coding sequences:
- a CDS encoding OmpA family protein encodes MIKKFAILAVSAAFLNACTTTDPYTGEQKVSNTAGGAAIGAGVGAVAGLLIGHSPASRRNAALIGAGVGALAGAGIGNYMDQQESELRAQLQGTGVSVTRVGDRIILNMPSAITFDIDQDAIKPEFDPTLNSVAIVLRKFNRTLIDVNGHTDSTGSLQHNQELSERRADSVASYLGSQGIDQRRMSAVGFGPSQPVATNASEAGRAQNRRVEIQIAPITQNG; translated from the coding sequence ATGATCAAGAAATTTGCCATCCTTGCCGTCTCGGCAGCCTTTCTCAATGCATGTACGACAACCGATCCCTATACGGGAGAGCAGAAAGTATCCAACACGGCGGGAGGCGCCGCGATCGGTGCCGGCGTTGGTGCGGTTGCCGGTCTTCTCATCGGCCACTCGCCGGCATCGCGCCGCAATGCTGCGCTGATCGGCGCCGGCGTCGGTGCGCTTGCGGGTGCCGGCATCGGCAATTACATGGACCAGCAGGAATCCGAGCTGCGCGCGCAGTTGCAGGGTACTGGCGTCTCCGTAACGCGCGTCGGCGACCGCATCATCCTCAATATGCCGTCGGCCATTACCTTCGACATCGACCAGGATGCGATCAAGCCGGAATTCGATCCGACGCTGAATTCGGTCGCGATCGTGCTTCGCAAGTTCAACCGCACGCTGATCGACGTCAACGGCCATACGGATTCGACCGGCAGCCTGCAGCATAACCAGGAACTGTCCGAACGCCGCGCCGATTCGGTTGCCAGCTATCTCGGCAGCCAGGGCATCGACCAGCGCCGCATGTCTGCCGTCGGCTTCGGCCCGAGCCAGCCGGTCGCCACCAACGCCAGCGAAGCCGGCCGTGCGCAGAACCGTCGCGTCGAAATCCAGATCGCGCCCATTACCCAAAACGGCTGA